Proteins encoded by one window of Salvia splendens isolate huo1 chromosome 7, SspV2, whole genome shotgun sequence:
- the LOC121741841 gene encoding F-box protein At1g10780-like isoform X2, which yields MESLPDALVQSILSLISNSKDVASCSCVSKRWKDSMPYLRSLFFSRNIFDNLTNGDTPDDAVLRLVSSVVKLEELVVYCPFSGSGLASWLSMAGASLKSLELRLDNITEHDTYTEIPSKLDCISAAWNLESLKLWGVLMVYSPKWDVFHRLKNLEIVGARLEEHALYDALHACPNLTHLLLLGCEGLRSVSIQNPYLEHCKLDFFGVGNCSLTVDSSKLQSLEVQGCSLIRVCETQCLKNLSISNNAGRVYMVDFGKLVALETLSIRGVQWCWDAISKLLQMASEVKHLYMKVEFTGDSDTLLPFPEIDFVDFFNSHPKMQTFDIHGAMFAAICQKNSLRNVDSRFQIPCLEKVVVTVRSPLNAEQKMSTLDSLIKYAKNLRKMTIKILQMKSSHSSADDFFEDICRFSYMNRKIVSIE from the exons ATGGAGTCACTCCCTGATGCCCTCGTCCAGTCCATTTTGTCCCTGATTAGTAATTCTAAGGATGTGGCGTCGTGCAGTTGCGTTTCGAAGAGATGGAAGGATTCGATGCCTTACTTGAGGAGCCTGTTCTTCTCTCGGAACATTTTTGACAACCTAACCAATGGAGACACTCCTGATGATGCCGTGTTGCGACTTGTGTCTTCAGTTGTTAAGCTCGAGGAACTTGTGGTTTACTGCCCGTTTTCAGGCTCTGGACTTGCATCCTGGCTGTCCATGGCAGGTGCTTCGTTGAAGAGCCTCGAGCTGAGGTTGGATAACATAACTGAGCACGACACCTACACTGAGATTCCCTCAAAGTTGGATTGCATTAGCGCCGCCTGGAACTTGGAGTCGCTTAAGCTTTGGGGTGTGCTGATGGTTTATTCGCCCAAATGGGATGTTTTCCATCGGCTGAAGAATCTTGAGATAGTCGGTGCGAGGTTGGAGGAGCACGCACTTTATGATGCTCTTCATGCTTGTCCGAATCTGACCCACTTGTTACTTCTCGGGTGTGAAGGATTGAGGTCTGTCTCGATACAAAATCCTTATCTCGAGCACTGCAAGCTCGATTTTTTTGGGGTGGGAAACTGCTCGCTTACTGTTGATTCGTCGAAGCTTCAATCACTTGAAGTGCAAGGTTGTAGCTTGATTAGAGTTTGTGAAACTCAATGCTTGAAAAATCTTTCCATCTCCAACAATGCAG GGAGAGTTTATATGGTCGATTTTGGGAAACTCGTGGCATTGGAAACGTTGTCAATCCGAGGAGTGCAATGGTGTTGGGATGCTATTAGCAAATTGCTTCAGATGGCAAGTGAAGTGAAGCATCTCTACATGAAGGTGGAATTCACCGGGGACTCTGACACACTTTTGCCCTTTCCGGAGATTGATTTTGTCGACTTCTTCAACAGCCACCCGAAGATGCAAACCTTTGACATTCACGGTGCAATGTTTGCTGCTATCTGTCAAAAGAACAGCCTCAGAAAT GTGGACTCGAGGTTTCAAATTCCGTGTCTTGAGAAGGTTGTAGTCACAGTAAGATCTCCGTTGAACGCAGAACAGAAGATGAGCACCTTGGATTCGTTGATAAAGTAcgcgaagaatttgaggaaGATGACGATAAAGATTCTTCAGATGAAGAGCAGCCACAGCAGTGCTGATGATTTCTTTGAAGACATTTGCAGGTTTAGCTACATGAATCGCAAGATTGTCTCAATAGAATAA
- the LOC121811308 gene encoding ankyrin repeat domain-containing protein 2B-like, whose product MSEAAKTPTVAKEEEKSDAAASKAPAESASSEPSSGQRRTTPATPHPVPGMPDSFDFSAMSGLLNDPSIKELAEQIAKDPSFNQMAEQLQKTLQGAPAVEESGPNFDPQQYYSTMQQVMQNPQFMTMAEKLGSALMQDPAMSGMLESLTNPTNKEQLEERMAKIKDDPSLKPILDEIENGGPAAMMRYWNDKDVLQKLGEAMGFAVGGEGGASGVDAAVEEDEEEGNDEESIVHHTASVGDVEGLKKALADGANKDEEDSEGRTALHFACGYGEVKCAQLLLEAYAKVDALDKNKNTPLHYAAGYGRKECVELLLKNGAAVTLQNLDGKTPIEVAKLNNQNEVLALLEKDAFL is encoded by the exons ATGTCCGAG GCTGCAAAAACCCCTACGGTCGCTAAAGAAG AAGAGAAATCTGACGCAGCTGCGAGCAAAGCACCTGCTGAGTCAGCTTCTTCGGAACCATCATCTGGACAGAGAAGGACAACCCCTGCAACCCCTCATCCAGTTCCTGGAATGCCAGATTCATTTGACTTCTCAGCTATGTCAGGACTGCTAAAT GACCCAAGCATTAAGGAATTAGCGGAACAAATAGCAAAAGATCCTTCATTTAATCAGATGGCTGAACAACTTCAGAAAACCCTTCAAGGTGCTCCTGCAGTTGAAGAGAGTGGGCCCAACTTTGATCCACAACAATATTATTCGACAATGCAGCAAGTGATGCAAAATCCTCAATTCATGACTATGGCTGAAAAACTAGGTAGCGCATTGATGCAG GACCCAGCCATGTCTGGCATGCTTGAGAGTTTAACTAACCCAACAAATAAAGAACAGCTTGAAGAGCGAATGGCTAAAATCAAAGATGATCCATCATTGAAGCCTATTTTGGATGAGATCGAGAATGGCGGTCCTGCTGCTATGATGAG GTACTGGAACGACAAAGATGTTCTCCAGAAGTTGGGTGAAGCCATGGGATTTGCTGTTGGTGGTGAAGGTGGTGCATCTGGCGTTGATGCTGCTGTTGAAGAAGACGAAGAGGAAGGAAATGATGAGGAATCTATTGTTCACCACACTGCTAGCGTTGGCGATGTGGAG GGCCTGAAGAAAGCTCTGGCTGATGGTGCTAATAAGGACGAAGAAGATTCCGAGGGAAGGACAGCATTGCATTTTGCATGTGGTTATGGCGAG GTTAAGTGCGCCCAACTTCTTCTAGAGGCTTATGCGAAGGTGGACGCCTTGGATAAGAATAAGAACACTCCTCTTCATTATGCTGCCGGCTATGGCAGAAAGGAGTGCGTGGAGCTTCTGTTGAAGAATGGCGCTGCTGT CACGCTCCAAAACTTGGATGGTAAGACGCCCATTGAGGTTGCTAAATTAAACAACCAGAACGAGGTGCTGGCCTTGCTCGAGAAAGATGCATTTCTATAA
- the LOC121741125 gene encoding transmembrane emp24 domain-containing protein p24delta3-like: protein MVRREGANVRWWWVVLLLFVCASRRSGAIWLNLPATGTKCVSDEIHNNVVVLADYVVISDDHVHPTPTISAKVTSPYGNTLYRQENITHGQFAFTTTEAGSYLACFWVDGNYSGTGGLSINMEWKTGIAAKDWESVARKEKIEGVELELRKLEEAVETVHENLLYLKTREAEMRTTNEATNSRVALFSLMSLTICIVVSTLQILYLKRYFQKKKLI, encoded by the exons ATGGTGAGGCGAGAGGGTGCTAACGTGCGCTGGTGGTGGGTGGTGTTACTGTTGTTTGTGTGCGCATCGCGGAGGAGCGGTGCCATATGGTTGAATCTGCCGGCGACCGGCACCAAGTGCGTCTCCGACGAGATTCACAACAACGTCGTCGTTTTGGCCGACTACGTCGTCATATCCGACGATCATGTCCACCCTACCCCCACCATTTCCGCTAAG GTGACTTCTCCGTATGGCAACACTTTGTATCGGCAGGAAAACATTACGCATGGTCAATTTGCATTCACGACTACTGAGGCTGGAAGCTATTTAGCTTGTTTCTGGGTCGATGGCAACTATTCGGGCACAGGGGGGCTAAGCATCAACATGGAGTGGAAAACTGGTATTGCAGCAAAGGATTGGGAATCAGttgcaagaaaagaaaaaatcgAG GGTGTCGAGCTTGAACTTAGAAAACTCGAAGAAGCAGTGGAGACGGTCCATGAAAATCTTCTCTACCTTAAGACCAG AGAGGCAGAGATGAGGACAACGAATGAAGCCACTAATTCTCGGGTTGCTCTGTTCAGCCTCATGTCACTCACCATATGCATTGTGGTTTCAACACTCCAAATATTATACTTGAAGAGATATTTCCAAAAGAAAaagttgatttag
- the LOC121741841 gene encoding F-box protein At1g10780-like isoform X1, whose product MHANCLILFLREMESLPDALVQSILSLISNSKDVASCSCVSKRWKDSMPYLRSLFFSRNIFDNLTNGDTPDDAVLRLVSSVVKLEELVVYCPFSGSGLASWLSMAGASLKSLELRLDNITEHDTYTEIPSKLDCISAAWNLESLKLWGVLMVYSPKWDVFHRLKNLEIVGARLEEHALYDALHACPNLTHLLLLGCEGLRSVSIQNPYLEHCKLDFFGVGNCSLTVDSSKLQSLEVQGCSLIRVCETQCLKNLSISNNAGRVYMVDFGKLVALETLSIRGVQWCWDAISKLLQMASEVKHLYMKVEFTGDSDTLLPFPEIDFVDFFNSHPKMQTFDIHGAMFAAICQKNSLRNVDSRFQIPCLEKVVVTVRSPLNAEQKMSTLDSLIKYAKNLRKMTIKILQMKSSHSSADDFFEDICRFSYMNRKIVSIE is encoded by the exons ATGCATGCTAACTGTTTGATTTTATTCCTCAGAGAAATGGAGTCACTCCCTGATGCCCTCGTCCAGTCCATTTTGTCCCTGATTAGTAATTCTAAGGATGTGGCGTCGTGCAGTTGCGTTTCGAAGAGATGGAAGGATTCGATGCCTTACTTGAGGAGCCTGTTCTTCTCTCGGAACATTTTTGACAACCTAACCAATGGAGACACTCCTGATGATGCCGTGTTGCGACTTGTGTCTTCAGTTGTTAAGCTCGAGGAACTTGTGGTTTACTGCCCGTTTTCAGGCTCTGGACTTGCATCCTGGCTGTCCATGGCAGGTGCTTCGTTGAAGAGCCTCGAGCTGAGGTTGGATAACATAACTGAGCACGACACCTACACTGAGATTCCCTCAAAGTTGGATTGCATTAGCGCCGCCTGGAACTTGGAGTCGCTTAAGCTTTGGGGTGTGCTGATGGTTTATTCGCCCAAATGGGATGTTTTCCATCGGCTGAAGAATCTTGAGATAGTCGGTGCGAGGTTGGAGGAGCACGCACTTTATGATGCTCTTCATGCTTGTCCGAATCTGACCCACTTGTTACTTCTCGGGTGTGAAGGATTGAGGTCTGTCTCGATACAAAATCCTTATCTCGAGCACTGCAAGCTCGATTTTTTTGGGGTGGGAAACTGCTCGCTTACTGTTGATTCGTCGAAGCTTCAATCACTTGAAGTGCAAGGTTGTAGCTTGATTAGAGTTTGTGAAACTCAATGCTTGAAAAATCTTTCCATCTCCAACAATGCAG GGAGAGTTTATATGGTCGATTTTGGGAAACTCGTGGCATTGGAAACGTTGTCAATCCGAGGAGTGCAATGGTGTTGGGATGCTATTAGCAAATTGCTTCAGATGGCAAGTGAAGTGAAGCATCTCTACATGAAGGTGGAATTCACCGGGGACTCTGACACACTTTTGCCCTTTCCGGAGATTGATTTTGTCGACTTCTTCAACAGCCACCCGAAGATGCAAACCTTTGACATTCACGGTGCAATGTTTGCTGCTATCTGTCAAAAGAACAGCCTCAGAAAT GTGGACTCGAGGTTTCAAATTCCGTGTCTTGAGAAGGTTGTAGTCACAGTAAGATCTCCGTTGAACGCAGAACAGAAGATGAGCACCTTGGATTCGTTGATAAAGTAcgcgaagaatttgaggaaGATGACGATAAAGATTCTTCAGATGAAGAGCAGCCACAGCAGTGCTGATGATTTCTTTGAAGACATTTGCAGGTTTAGCTACATGAATCGCAAGATTGTCTCAATAGAATAA